One Pseudomonas abieticivorans genomic region harbors:
- a CDS encoding NUDIX hydrolase, producing MQWQPHITVATVVEHEGRFLLVEEFKNNQAVLNQPAGHLDPNESLTEAAIRETLEETGYDVELTGVVGIYLYTAPSNGVTYQRICFAGKALKHHPERALDEGIMGALWLTREQIIEQQHRWRSELLLRCVDDFLQGPLHSLSLIRER from the coding sequence ATGCAATGGCAACCCCACATCACCGTCGCCACGGTGGTTGAACACGAAGGCCGCTTTCTGCTGGTCGAAGAGTTCAAAAACAACCAGGCCGTGCTCAACCAGCCCGCCGGCCATCTGGACCCAAACGAAAGCCTGACCGAAGCCGCCATCCGCGAAACCCTGGAAGAAACCGGCTATGACGTCGAACTGACGGGTGTGGTGGGCATTTACCTGTACACCGCCCCCAGCAATGGCGTGACCTACCAGCGCATCTGTTTTGCCGGCAAGGCACTCAAGCACCACCCGGAACGCGCCTTGGACGAGGGCATCATGGGGGCGCTGTGGCTGACCCGCGAGCAGATCATCGAACAGCAACACCGCTGGCGCAGCGAGCTGCTGCTGCGCTGCGTGGACGATTTTCTGCAAGGCCCACTGCACAGCCTGTCACTGATCCGCGAGCGCTAA
- a CDS encoding NADP-dependent isocitrate dehydrogenase codes for MSTRSKIIYTFTDEAPALATYSLLPIIEAFTASAAISVETRDISLAARILAGFPERLGAKAVADHLAELGDLAVTPEANIIKLPNISASVPQLKAAIKELQAQGFDLPDYPENPSTAEDHAAKAHYDKVKGSAVNPVLREGNSDRRAPLSVKNYARKHPHKMGAWAQDSKSHVAHMSSGDFYGSEKSALIDANDSVKIELIARDGSSTVLKEKTTVETGEIIDCAVMSTKALRRFVAEQIEDAKKQGVLLSVHLKATMMKVSDPIMFGQIVAEYYDAALTKHAAVLKQIGFNLNNGIGDLYSRIKALPAEQQAEIEADIQAVYAVRPALAMVNSDKGITNLHVPSDVIVDASMPAMIRDSGKMWGTDGQLHDTKALIPDRCYATIYQTVLEDCKKHGAFDPTTMGSVPNVGLMAKKAEEYGSHNKTFEIQADGVVRVTDGKGNLLLEQAVEAGDIWRMCQTKDAPIQDWVKLAVNRARASDTPAVFWLDPQRAHDGVVIEKVQKYLKDHDTAGLDIRVMSPVDAMKFSLDRIRAGKDTISVTGNVLRDYLTDLFPIMELGTSAKMLSIVPLMNGGGLFETGAGGSAPKHVQQLVEENFLRWDSLGEFLALAASLEHLGVTYDNPKAKVLAKTLDQATGQFLDNNKSPSRKVGNIDNRGSHFYLALYWAQALAAQTEDTALQAQFAQLAKTLTENEATIVAELNAVQGKPVDIGGYYYANPELTAKAMRPSATLNAAIAALV; via the coding sequence ATGTCAACCCGCTCGAAGATCATCTACACCTTCACTGACGAAGCCCCCGCCCTCGCGACCTATTCGCTTCTCCCGATCATTGAAGCTTTCACCGCTTCTGCAGCTATTTCCGTTGAAACCCGTGACATCTCCCTGGCCGCCCGCATCCTTGCCGGCTTCCCGGAGCGTCTGGGCGCCAAGGCCGTAGCGGACCACCTCGCCGAACTGGGCGACCTGGCCGTCACCCCTGAAGCCAACATCATCAAGCTGCCGAACATCAGCGCCTCGGTGCCACAACTCAAGGCCGCGATCAAGGAACTGCAAGCGCAGGGCTTCGATCTGCCGGACTACCCGGAAAACCCGAGCACCGCCGAAGACCACGCCGCCAAGGCCCATTACGACAAAGTGAAGGGCAGCGCCGTGAACCCGGTGCTGCGTGAAGGCAACTCCGACCGCCGCGCACCGCTGTCGGTCAAGAACTACGCGCGCAAGCACCCGCACAAGATGGGTGCCTGGGCACAAGACTCCAAGTCCCACGTGGCTCACATGAGCAGCGGCGACTTCTACGGCAGCGAGAAATCCGCGCTGATCGACGCGAACGACAGCGTCAAGATCGAACTGATCGCCCGTGATGGCAGCAGCACCGTACTGAAAGAGAAAACCACCGTCGAAACCGGTGAAATCATCGACTGCGCGGTGATGAGCACCAAGGCCCTGCGCCGCTTCGTCGCCGAGCAGATCGAAGACGCCAAGAAGCAAGGCGTGCTGCTGTCGGTTCACCTCAAGGCCACCATGATGAAGGTCTCCGACCCGATCATGTTCGGCCAGATCGTTGCCGAGTACTACGACGCCGCGCTGACCAAGCACGCTGCCGTGCTGAAGCAGATCGGCTTCAACCTGAACAACGGCATCGGCGACCTGTACAGCCGCATCAAGGCGCTGCCGGCCGAGCAACAAGCTGAAATCGAAGCCGACATCCAGGCCGTGTACGCCGTGCGCCCAGCGCTGGCCATGGTCAATTCGGACAAGGGCATCACCAACCTGCACGTGCCGAGCGACGTCATCGTCGACGCCTCGATGCCGGCCATGATCCGTGACTCCGGCAAAATGTGGGGCACCGATGGCCAACTGCACGACACCAAGGCCCTGATCCCGGACCGCTGCTACGCCACCATCTACCAGACCGTTCTGGAAGACTGCAAAAAGCACGGCGCCTTCGATCCGACCACCATGGGCAGCGTGCCTAACGTGGGCCTGATGGCGAAAAAAGCCGAAGAGTACGGCTCGCACAACAAAACCTTCGAAATCCAGGCTGACGGCGTGGTTCGCGTGACCGACGGCAAGGGCAACCTGCTGCTGGAACAAGCCGTGGAAGCAGGCGACATCTGGCGCATGTGCCAGACCAAGGACGCACCGATCCAGGACTGGGTCAAGCTGGCCGTCAACCGTGCTCGCGCAAGCGACACTCCGGCCGTGTTCTGGCTCGACCCACAACGCGCCCATGACGGCGTGGTGATCGAAAAGGTCCAGAAGTACCTGAAGGATCACGACACCGCAGGCCTGGACATCCGCGTGATGTCCCCGGTCGACGCCATGAAGTTCTCGCTGGATCGCATCCGCGCGGGCAAAGACACCATCTCCGTCACCGGCAACGTGCTGCGCGACTACCTGACCGACCTGTTCCCGATCATGGAACTGGGCACCAGCGCCAAGATGCTGTCCATCGTGCCGCTGATGAACGGCGGTGGCCTGTTCGAAACCGGCGCCGGCGGCTCGGCACCCAAGCACGTGCAGCAACTGGTGGAAGAGAACTTCCTGCGCTGGGACTCGCTGGGCGAATTCCTGGCCCTGGCCGCCTCCCTTGAGCACCTGGGCGTCACCTACGACAACCCTAAAGCCAAGGTATTGGCCAAGACCCTGGACCAGGCCACCGGCCAGTTCCTGGACAACAACAAGTCGCCATCGCGCAAAGTCGGCAACATCGACAACCGCGGCAGCCACTTCTACCTGGCGCTGTACTGGGCACAAGCCCTGGCCGCCCAGACCGAAGACACTGCCCTGCAAGCGCAGTTTGCCCAACTGGCCAAGACCCTGACCGAGAACGAGGCGACCATCGTTGCCGAGCTCAACGCCGTACAGGGCAAGCCGGTGGACATCGGTGGCTACTACTACGCCAACCCAGAGCTGACCGCCAAGGCCATGCGCCCTAGCGCCACGCTGAACGCAGCGATTGCCGCGCTGGTGTAA
- the icd gene encoding NADP-dependent isocitrate dehydrogenase — protein sequence MGYQKIKVPAVGEKITVNADHSLNVPDQPIIPYIEGDGIGIDVTPVMIKVVDAAVAKAYGGKRKISWMEVYAGEKATQVYDQDTWLPQETLDAVKDYVVSIKGPLTTPVGGGIRSLNVALRQQLDLYVCLRPVVWFEGVPSPVKKPGDVDMVIFRENSEDIYAGIEWKAGSPEAQKVIKFLKEEMGVTKIRFDQDCGIGIKPVSKEGTQRLVRKALQYVIDNDRDSLTIVHKGNIMKFTEGAFKDWGYEIAKDEFGATLLDGGPWMQLKNPKTGKNVIVKDAIADAMLQQILLRPAEYDVIATLNLNGDYLSDALAAEVGGIGIAPGANLSDTVAMFEATHGTAPKYAGKDQVNPGSVILSAEMMLRHLGWLEAADLIIKGTNGAIKAKTVTYDFERLMDGATLVSSSGFGDALISHM from the coding sequence ATGGGATACCAGAAAATCAAGGTTCCAGCGGTCGGCGAGAAGATCACCGTCAACGCGGACCATTCTCTCAACGTTCCTGACCAACCCATCATTCCCTACATCGAGGGCGACGGCATCGGCATCGATGTCACCCCGGTGATGATCAAAGTCGTCGACGCAGCGGTGGCCAAGGCCTACGGCGGCAAGCGCAAGATCTCCTGGATGGAAGTGTACGCGGGCGAGAAGGCCACCCAGGTCTATGACCAGGACACCTGGCTGCCCCAGGAAACCCTGGATGCCGTGAAAGACTACGTGGTGTCCATCAAGGGGCCGCTGACCACCCCGGTCGGTGGCGGTATCCGCTCACTCAACGTGGCCCTGCGCCAACAGCTCGATTTGTATGTGTGCCTGCGACCCGTTGTGTGGTTCGAAGGTGTGCCCAGCCCGGTCAAAAAGCCTGGCGACGTGGACATGGTGATCTTCAGGGAGAACTCCGAGGACATCTATGCCGGCATCGAATGGAAAGCCGGCTCGCCCGAAGCGCAAAAGGTGATCAAGTTTTTGAAGGAGGAAATGGGCGTCACCAAGATCCGTTTCGACCAGGATTGCGGCATCGGTATCAAGCCGGTGTCCAAGGAGGGTACCCAGCGCCTGGTGCGCAAGGCCTTGCAGTACGTGATCGACAACGATCGCGACTCGCTGACCATCGTGCATAAAGGCAACATCATGAAGTTCACCGAGGGGGCCTTCAAGGACTGGGGCTACGAGATCGCCAAGGACGAGTTTGGCGCGACCTTGCTCGACGGCGGGCCTTGGATGCAGCTCAAGAACCCGAAAACCGGCAAGAACGTAATCGTGAAGGATGCCATCGCTGATGCGATGCTGCAGCAGATCCTGTTGCGCCCGGCTGAATACGACGTGATTGCCACCCTCAACCTGAACGGTGACTACCTGTCCGACGCGTTGGCGGCGGAAGTGGGCGGTATCGGCATCGCGCCGGGCGCCAACCTGTCCGACACCGTGGCGATGTTCGAAGCCACCCACGGCACCGCGCCCAAGTACGCGGGCAAGGACCAGGTCAACCCGGGGTCGGTGATCCTCTCGGCCGAGATGATGCTGCGCCACCTGGGCTGGCTGGAAGCGGCCGACCTGATCATCAAGGGCACCAATGGCGCCATCAAGGCCAAGACCGTGACCTACGACTTCGAGCGGCTGATGGACGGCGCCACCTTGGTGTCGAGCTCGGGCTTCGGCGATGCGCTGATTTCACACATGTAA
- the cspD gene encoding cold shock domain-containing protein CspD, translating to MAIGKVKWFNNAKGYGFIVEDGKSEDLFAHYSAIKMEGYKTLKAGQPVNFEIIQGPKGLHAVEIKAAENLQPAATPAHQPQAVTA from the coding sequence ATGGCAATCGGTAAAGTCAAGTGGTTCAACAATGCCAAGGGCTATGGCTTCATCGTTGAAGATGGCAAAAGCGAAGACCTTTTCGCGCACTACTCGGCCATCAAGATGGAGGGCTACAAGACCCTCAAGGCCGGGCAGCCCGTCAATTTCGAGATCATCCAGGGCCCCAAGGGGCTGCATGCCGTCGAAATCAAGGCCGCCGAGAACCTGCAACCTGCCGCCACCCCTGCCCACCAGCCGCAAGCCGTCACCGCATAA
- the clpS gene encoding ATP-dependent Clp protease adapter ClpS, whose product MHAISQIRLTFNQDRPQSHEDDAAGLAVQEAKPALQAPPMYKVVLFNDDYTPMDFVVEVLEVFFNLNRELATKVMLAVHTEGRAVCGLFTRDIAETKAMQVNQYARESQHPLLCEIEKDG is encoded by the coding sequence ATGCATGCAATCAGCCAGATTCGACTAACATTCAATCAGGATCGCCCGCAGTCGCATGAGGACGATGCCGCGGGCCTGGCCGTACAGGAGGCCAAGCCGGCCCTCCAGGCTCCACCCATGTATAAGGTGGTTTTGTTTAACGATGACTACACACCGATGGATTTCGTCGTCGAAGTGCTCGAGGTGTTTTTTAACCTGAACCGTGAGCTGGCGACCAAGGTCATGCTGGCCGTCCATACAGAAGGACGGGCAGTCTGCGGATTGTTTACCCGCGACATCGCCGAAACCAAGGCCATGCAGGTCAATCAGTACGCCAGGGAAAGCCAGCATCCGCTACTCTGTGAAATCGAGAAGGACGGTTAA
- the clpA gene encoding ATP-dependent Clp protease ATP-binding subunit ClpA translates to MLNRELEVTLNLAFKEARSKRHEFMTVEHLLLALLDNEAAATVLRACGANLDKLKHDLQEFIDSTTPLIPVHDEDRETQPTLGFQRVLQRAVFHVQSSGKREVTGANVLVAIFSEQESQAVFLLKQQSVARIDVVNYIAHGISKVPGHGDHSEGEQDMQDEEGGESSSSSNPLDAYASNLNELARQGRIDPLVGRENEVERVAQILARRRKNNPLLVGEAGVGKTAIAEGLAKRIVDNQVPDLLANSVVYSLDLGALLAGTKYRGDFEKRFKALLGELKKRPQAILFIDEIHTIIGAGAASGGVMDASNLLKPLLSSGDIRCIGSTTFQEFRGIFEKDRALARRFQKVDVSEPSVEDTIGILRGLKGRFEQHHNIEYSDEALRAAAELASRYINDRHMPDKAIDVIDEAGAYQRLQPVENRVKRIEVPQVEDIVAKIARIPPKHVTSSDKELLRNLERDLKLTVFGQDAAIDSLATAIKLSRAGLKSPDKPVGSFLFAGPTGVGKTEAARQLAKALGVELLRFDMSEYMERHTVSRLIGAPPGYVGFDQGGLLTEAITKQPHCVLLLDEIEKAHPEVFNLLLQVMDHGTLTDNNGRKADFRNVIVIMTTNAGAETAARASIGFTHQDHSSDAMEVIKKSFTPEFRNRLDTIIQFGRLSTEVIKSVVDKFLTELQAQLEDKRVLLEVTDAARSWLAAGGYDATMGARPMARLIQDKIKRPLAEEILFGELADHGGVVHIDVVDGEMTFEFETTAEMA, encoded by the coding sequence ATGTTAAACCGCGAGCTCGAAGTCACCCTCAATCTCGCCTTCAAGGAGGCGCGTTCCAAACGTCATGAATTCATGACTGTGGAGCACCTCCTGCTGGCTCTATTGGATAATGAGGCCGCCGCCACCGTTTTGCGTGCTTGTGGCGCAAACCTCGACAAACTCAAACACGATCTGCAGGAGTTCATCGACTCCACCACGCCGTTGATCCCCGTGCATGACGAGGACCGTGAAACCCAGCCAACCCTGGGCTTCCAGCGTGTACTGCAGCGTGCCGTGTTCCACGTGCAAAGCTCCGGCAAGCGCGAAGTCACCGGCGCCAACGTGCTGGTCGCCATCTTCAGCGAGCAGGAAAGCCAGGCAGTGTTTCTGCTCAAGCAGCAGAGCGTTGCCCGCATCGACGTGGTCAACTACATCGCCCACGGTATCTCCAAGGTGCCCGGGCACGGCGATCACAGCGAAGGCGAACAGGACATGCAGGACGAGGAGGGCGGCGAGTCTTCTTCTTCCAGCAACCCTTTGGACGCCTACGCCAGCAACCTCAACGAACTTGCACGCCAGGGCCGTATCGACCCGTTGGTAGGCCGCGAGAACGAAGTGGAGCGCGTGGCGCAAATTTTGGCGCGCCGTCGCAAGAACAACCCGTTGTTGGTAGGTGAGGCCGGGGTGGGTAAAACCGCCATCGCCGAAGGCCTGGCCAAGCGCATCGTCGACAACCAGGTCCCGGACCTGTTGGCCAACAGCGTTGTCTACTCCCTGGATCTTGGGGCCTTGCTGGCCGGTACCAAGTACCGCGGCGATTTCGAGAAGCGCTTCAAGGCGTTGCTCGGCGAGCTGAAAAAACGCCCGCAGGCGATTCTGTTCATCGACGAGATCCACACCATCATTGGTGCAGGCGCGGCCTCGGGCGGGGTCATGGATGCTTCCAACCTGCTCAAGCCACTGCTGAGTTCCGGTGACATCCGCTGCATCGGCTCCACCACCTTCCAGGAATTCCGCGGTATTTTCGAGAAGGACCGTGCTTTGGCGCGGCGTTTCCAGAAAGTCGACGTCAGCGAGCCTTCGGTGGAAGACACCATCGGTATCCTGCGCGGCCTGAAAGGGCGTTTCGAGCAGCACCACAACATCGAGTACAGCGATGAGGCCCTGCGTGCAGCGGCTGAACTGGCCTCGCGCTACATCAATGACCGGCACATGCCGGACAAAGCCATCGATGTGATCGACGAAGCCGGTGCCTACCAGCGCCTGCAGCCGGTCGAAAACCGCGTCAAGCGCATCGAAGTGCCGCAAGTCGAAGACATCGTCGCCAAGATCGCGCGGATTCCGCCAAAGCACGTCACCAGTTCCGACAAGGAGCTGCTGCGTAACCTGGAGCGTGACCTGAAACTGACCGTGTTTGGTCAGGACGCCGCCATCGATTCCCTGGCCACCGCCATCAAGCTGTCCCGCGCCGGCCTCAAGTCGCCGGACAAGCCGGTTGGGTCGTTCCTGTTTGCCGGGCCTACGGGCGTGGGCAAAACCGAAGCGGCGCGGCAGCTGGCCAAGGCGCTGGGGGTCGAGCTGTTGCGCTTCGACATGTCCGAGTACATGGAGCGTCACACGGTGTCGCGCCTCATCGGTGCACCGCCGGGCTACGTGGGCTTCGACCAGGGCGGTTTGCTCACCGAGGCCATCACCAAACAGCCGCACTGCGTGTTGTTGCTCGATGAAATCGAAAAGGCGCACCCGGAAGTCTTCAACCTGCTGCTGCAGGTGATGGACCACGGCACCCTGACCGACAACAACGGGCGCAAGGCGGACTTCCGCAACGTGATCGTGATCATGACCACCAACGCCGGTGCAGAAACGGCGGCGCGTGCTTCAATCGGCTTCACCCATCAGGACCACTCGTCTGATGCGATGGAAGTGATCAAGAAGAGCTTCACGCCCGAGTTCCGCAACCGCCTGGACACCATTATCCAGTTCGGTCGCCTCAGTACCGAGGTGATCAAAAGCGTGGTGGACAAGTTCCTCACCGAGTTGCAGGCGCAGTTGGAAGACAAGCGCGTGTTGCTGGAAGTCACCGACGCGGCGCGCAGTTGGCTGGCGGCCGGTGGTTACGACGCAACCATGGGCGCCCGCCCGATGGCGCGGTTGATTCAGGACAAGATCAAGCGGCCGTTGGCCGAAGAGATCCTGTTCGGCGAGTTGGCCGACCATGGTGGGGTGGTGCACATCGACGTGGTCGACGGCGAGATGACGTTCGAGTTCGAAACCACGGCAGAGATGGCCTAG
- the infA gene encoding translation initiation factor IF-1, which yields MSKEDSFEMEGTVVDTLPNTMFRVELENGHVVTAHISGKMRKNYIRILTGDKVRVELTPYDLSKGRITYRAR from the coding sequence ATGTCGAAAGAAGACAGCTTCGAAATGGAAGGCACTGTCGTCGACACCCTACCCAACACCATGTTTCGCGTGGAATTGGAAAATGGGCACGTCGTAACCGCGCATATCTCCGGCAAGATGCGCAAGAATTACATTCGTATTCTGACCGGTGACAAGGTGCGCGTTGAATTGACGCCCTATGATTTGAGCAAAGGGCGCATTACTTACCGCGCTCGCTAA
- a CDS encoding arginyltransferase — MTELARLKFYATQPHSCSYLPEEQATTLFLDPSQPMDVNVYADLSEMGFRRSGDHLYRPHCQRCNACVPARIPVASFTPSRQQKRIIKRNADLTVSSAKPKFSEEYFDLYQRYIEQRHADGDMFPPSRDQFSTFLVRDLPFSRFFEFRLEGKLLAVAVTDLLPNGLSAVYTFYEPSEERRSLGRFAILWQISEALRLELDAVYLGYWIKNCKKMNYKTQYRPIELLINQRWVTLN; from the coding sequence ATGACTGAGCTGGCGCGATTGAAGTTTTATGCCACTCAACCCCATTCGTGCAGCTACCTGCCAGAAGAACAGGCCACTACCCTGTTTCTCGACCCGAGCCAGCCGATGGACGTTAACGTCTACGCCGACCTTTCGGAAATGGGGTTTCGGCGCAGCGGCGATCACCTGTACCGCCCCCACTGCCAACGCTGCAATGCGTGCGTGCCGGCGCGCATCCCCGTGGCCAGCTTTACTCCCAGCCGCCAGCAAAAACGCATCATCAAGCGTAACGCCGACCTGACCGTCTCCAGCGCCAAGCCCAAATTCAGCGAAGAATACTTCGACCTGTACCAGCGCTACATCGAGCAGCGCCACGCCGACGGCGACATGTTCCCGCCCAGCCGCGACCAGTTCTCCACCTTCCTGGTGCGCGACCTGCCGTTCTCGCGCTTCTTCGAGTTTCGCCTGGAGGGCAAATTGCTCGCCGTGGCCGTGACCGACCTGCTGCCCAACGGCCTGTCGGCGGTATACACCTTTTACGAACCGAGCGAGGAACGCCGCAGCCTGGGGCGCTTCGCCATCCTCTGGCAGATCAGCGAGGCGCTGCGCCTGGAACTGGACGCGGTGTACCTGGGCTACTGGATCAAGAACTGTAAAAAGATGAATTATAAAACCCAATACCGCCCCATCGAGCTGCTGATCAACCAGCGCTGGGTCACCCTTAACTGA
- the aat gene encoding leucyl/phenylalanyl-tRNA--protein transferase, which produces MLTWLKKNDLTFPPLEKALHDPNGLLAAGGDLSAERLVQAYRHGCFPWYQDGQPILWWSPDPRTVLFPEELHVSRSLRKLLRQQRYRVTFDQDFAAVILACAGPRAYADGTWITDSMQAAYIQLHEQGLAHSVEVWEGDDLVGGLYGLAMGRLFFGESMFSRADNASKVGFATLVEHLRGAGFVMIDCQMPTEHLHSLGARAISRQQFAEHLRHYLDAPNTASWVC; this is translated from the coding sequence ATGCTCACCTGGCTGAAGAAAAACGACCTGACCTTCCCCCCACTGGAAAAGGCCCTGCACGACCCCAACGGCCTGCTCGCCGCTGGCGGTGACCTGAGCGCCGAGCGGCTGGTGCAGGCGTACCGCCATGGCTGCTTCCCGTGGTATCAGGACGGCCAGCCGATCCTGTGGTGGTCGCCCGACCCGCGCACCGTGCTGTTCCCTGAAGAGCTGCACGTGTCGCGCAGCCTGCGCAAGCTGCTGCGCCAACAACGCTACCGAGTCACCTTTGACCAGGACTTTGCCGCCGTCATCCTCGCCTGTGCAGGCCCCAGGGCCTATGCCGACGGCACCTGGATCACCGACAGCATGCAGGCGGCGTACATCCAGTTGCATGAACAGGGCCTGGCGCATTCGGTCGAAGTCTGGGAGGGCGACGATTTGGTGGGCGGCCTGTACGGCCTGGCCATGGGCCGGCTGTTTTTCGGCGAGTCGATGTTCAGCCGCGCCGACAACGCCTCCAAGGTCGGCTTCGCAACATTGGTCGAACACCTGCGCGGTGCCGGTTTCGTGATGATCGACTGCCAGATGCCCACCGAGCACCTGCACAGCCTGGGCGCCCGCGCCATCAGCCGTCAGCAGTTCGCCGAGCATTTGCGCCACTACCTGGACGCACCCAATACAGCCAGTTGGGTTTGCTAG